The Caulobacter sp. FWC2 region GGTCGCCGGTGTAGCTGTGGATCGTGGTCATGTAGCCACGCTCGATGCCGACCAGGTCGTGCAGGACCTTGGCGACCGGGGCCAGGGCGTTGGTGGTGCACGAGCCGTTCGAGACGACGATGTCGTCGGCGGTCAGGGTCTCGTGGTTGACCTTGTAGACGATGGTCTTGTCGGCGCCGTCGGCGGGGGCCGAGACCAGCACGCGCTTGGCGCCGGCTTCCAGGTGCAGGGCGGCCTTGTCGCGGGCGGTGAAGATGCCGGTGCACTCGAACGCGATGTCGACGTTCAATTCCTTGTGCGGCAGGTCCTTCGGGTCCCGGATCGCCGTGACCTTGATCTTGCCCATGCCGACGTCGATCCAGTCCTCGCCCGAGGTGACGACGCCCGGGAAGCGGCCGTGGACGCTGTCGTAGCGCAGCAGGTGGGCGTTGGTCTCGACCGGACCCAGGTCGTTGATGGAGACGACCTCGATGTCGCGGCGGCCATGCTCGGCGATGGAGCGCAGGACCAGACGTCCGATGCGGCCGAAGCCGTTGATGGCGACGCGAATAGCCATGGGTCGTTCTCCTGTTATGACCGCGCGATCGAGTTCGATCGGCGTTCCCTA contains the following coding sequences:
- the gap gene encoding type I glyceraldehyde-3-phosphate dehydrogenase — translated: MAIRVAINGFGRIGRLVLRSIAEHGRRDIEVVSINDLGPVETNAHLLRYDSVHGRFPGVVTSGEDWIDVGMGKIKVTAIRDPKDLPHKELNVDIAFECTGIFTARDKAALHLEAGAKRVLVSAPADGADKTIVYKVNHETLTADDIVVSNGSCTTNALAPVAKVLHDLVGIERGYMTTIHSYTGDQPTLDTMHKDLYRARAAALSMIPTSTGAAKALGLVLPELKGKLDGSSIRVPTPNVSVIDLKVVPTRDTDAAEVNAALQAAADGPMKGVLFTTTDPLVSSDLNHIAASSTAALPQTQVIEGKLVRVLSWYDNEWGFATRMSDTALEMAKFL